One Aegilops tauschii subsp. strangulata cultivar AL8/78 chromosome 7, Aet v6.0, whole genome shotgun sequence genomic window carries:
- the LOC120969159 gene encoding uncharacterized protein: MEFFLTSFSCLTQPYRDTVATTYSNCSEGNAGPSEVRLGYPLPGVEGFHIDGNPRPGFTLTACCFPTKGATMGIFQWVRYFEDGTRQPIEGATMYEYMVTADAVGAHLAAECFPMDDIGRQGDLVRPFVNSEYKITSDEDIQNYITICISVGRADFDVFVLQGYSPDEWKKATLVLTQTGYQINFSHKNEAVIDHKYTPNLHIEVPNGRTTQFVLLTSGGVNHTFETRGVTGHNDVDNDVRLRDLIILVLRTFQYKADEEGAIVSALSNVIAAVDPWRR, from the exons ATGGAATTTTTTTTAACCTCCTTTTCTTGCCTGACACAACCTTACAGGGATACAGTAGCTACTACTTACTCTAATTGTTCTGAAGGAAATGCTGGTCCTAGTGAAGTAAGATTAG GTTATCCATTACCTGGTGTGGAGGGATTTCATATTGACGGCAATCCTAGACCAGGGTTTACTTTAACAGCATGTTGTTTCCCTACAAAAGGTGCTACAATGGGTATTTTCCAG TGGGTTCGATATTTTGAAGATGGCACAAGGCAGCCTATTGAAG GTGCTACGATGTATGAGTACATGGTTACGGCTGATGCTGTTGGCGCTCATCTTGCTGCAGAATGCTTTCCTATGGATGATATTGGTCGACAG GGTGATTTGGTGAGGCCGTTTGTTAATAGTGAGTACAAGATAACTTCTG ATGAAGACATACAGAATTACATCACTATTTGTATTTCGGTGGGGAGAGCCGACTTTGATGTTTTTGTTTTG CAGGGATATTCTCCTGATGAATGGAAAAAGGCGACATTGGTGCTTACACAAACCGGATATCAAATTAACTTCAGCCATAAGAATGAAGCTGTAATTGACCACAAATATACACCAAATCTACAT ATAGAAGTTCCCAATGGACGAACTACTCAGTTTGTTTTATTAACTTCTGGGGGTGTAAATCATACATTCGAGACACGAGGAGTAACAGGGCACAATGACGTGGATAACGACGTTAG GCTACGTGATCTAATCATATTGGTCCTGAGAACTTTCCAATATAAG GCTGACGAGGAAGGTGCGATTGTCAGTGCGTTATCAAATGTTATTG CTGCTGTTGATCCTTGGAGGAGATAG